In Bradyrhizobium guangdongense, the sequence CCACGGCCCCGGCGCAATCGCGGTACCCGGTGTCGTCGCCGGCATGGAAGAGGCGCATCGCCGCTACGCCAAGATGCCATGGAAGGATCTGGTCGCGCCGGCTGCCGCGCTCGCCGGCGAAGGCCTGCTGGTCGATTGGTGGACCGCACTGACGATCACGGCGTCGGCGGCCGATCTGCGGCGTTATCCGGCAAGCGCAGCCGCCTTCTTGAAGGACGGCCTGCCGCCGAGCCCGCCATGGGGGATCAAATCTGAGGTGCGATTGCCGCAGGATGCACTCAAGGGGACGCTGTCGCACCTCGCCGAAGCCGGTCCGCGCGACTTCTATCAGGGCGATCTCGCCGACAGTATCGCATCCGACATCAGGGGTGACGGCGGCTCGCTCTCGGTCGAGGACCTTGCCGCATTCCGCGCGCATCTGCGCGAGCCGCTGGCGATTCCCTATCGCGGCGGCAAGGTCTATGCGACGCCGGAGCTCACGGCCGGCCCGACCATGGCGCATGCGTTGCGCCTGTTGCAGCAGAGTCTGAAACCGGCGGGCGCACCGGATGCGGACACTTACGTCGAATATGCGCTCGCCTTGCAGGCGGCTTTCCGCGAGCGGCTCAAGGACATGGGCGATGCCGACGGCAAGCGCTCGCTCGGCGCCGAATATCTCGCGCCGGCCTGCACCACGCATTTCTCGGTGGTCGACCGCCACGGCAACATCGCCGCGGTGACGCAGACGCTGCTCTCCTCGTTCGGCTCCAAATATGTGACCCCGCACAGCGGCATCGCCATGAACAACGGCATCATGTGGTTCGATCCAACGCCGGGCACCACCAACTCGCTCGCACCCGGCAAGCACTGCCTCTGCAACTATACGCCCGTCATCGCGGAGACGAAGGACGCCAAGCGCCTTGCGGTCGGCGCTTCTGGCGGGCGACGTATCCTGCCGTCAGTGATGCAGCTCGTCTCCTTTACGATGGATTTCGGCATGGATCTCGACGCCGCCATTCACCAGCCGCGCATCGACGCCAGCGAAGGCGCGATCGTCATCGGCGACATCAGGCTGCCGGAGGAAACACGCAAAGCCCTGGCCGCGCGCTTCGACTACGAGGAGAGCCGCGTGCAGGCCTTGCCGCAGAAATTCGCCTGCCCGAGCGTCGTGATGCGCGAGGGCGAGGTCAATTCCGGCGCGGTCGAAATCTTCCAGCCCTGGGCCGACGCGGTGGCGGAAGGCTGAGCATCCGAGGGATACGCATGCGCCGACAACGATCCGCAGATCGATGCGACACGGCCACCAGTGCGCGTTGAGGGATCACCCTGTTGCGCATCTGCGCGAGAGCCACGACTTCCCCACATTTGCGAGGAACTTACCTGCTCGCATCTCGTTCCTTGAGCGGACAAATGCGCTCGCCCCGAACGGGCTCACCTGGAGGACATGATGAAAAAACTTGCGCTCGCCGCTTCGCTGCTCGTTGCTGCCGGC encodes:
- a CDS encoding gamma-glutamyltransferase family protein; amino-acid sequence: MPHQFSLNQTVRKPAVTSKGGIVASQSRRAAEVGAQVLASGGDCVDAIVATTFALNVLEPWNSGIGGGGAMVLYRAKDNRYEVIDYGMSAPQSLRAADYPLSGEGAASDLFPWSRVKDDRNIHGPGAIAVPGVVAGMEEAHRRYAKMPWKDLVAPAAALAGEGLLVDWWTALTITASAADLRRYPASAAAFLKDGLPPSPPWGIKSEVRLPQDALKGTLSHLAEAGPRDFYQGDLADSIASDIRGDGGSLSVEDLAAFRAHLREPLAIPYRGGKVYATPELTAGPTMAHALRLLQQSLKPAGAPDADTYVEYALALQAAFRERLKDMGDADGKRSLGAEYLAPACTTHFSVVDRHGNIAAVTQTLLSSFGSKYVTPHSGIAMNNGIMWFDPTPGTTNSLAPGKHCLCNYTPVIAETKDAKRLAVGASGGRRILPSVMQLVSFTMDFGMDLDAAIHQPRIDASEGAIVIGDIRLPEETRKALAARFDYEESRVQALPQKFACPSVVMREGEVNSGAVEIFQPWADAVAEG